In Fimbriimonadaceae bacterium, the genomic window GACAGGGAAAAGGATTGCAGCAAGGATTGCGATGATGGCGATAACCACCAGCAATTCAATGAGCGTGAATGCTTTGCGTTTTAGCATATGGGTATAAGTGCCTCCTCTGGAATATGTATGTCGTGCCCCGTTCGCGCTGGAGACGCAGGTCGGGCATTGTAATGACGGGTGGATAGACCCAGAGAGTTCCATCCTTCCCGGCAAAATCTCAGAAGTTTCTGAGACTGCCTTCCCTCCGAGCCGGCGAACCGGTTCATGTACTATACAACAATCGAATCGGAACTTCAAGCCGCTGGAGGCAAAATTGGCGCGTTTTTCTAACGGTACCGGTTCGCGAAGCTAAGACGACCCGCATTAATGCTGGCATCGCCTCAAGATAGGCCCGAAAGACCCCGATATTTGGGTTACCATGCGTCGACGTGCCTTCACGCTGATCGAGATGATGATTGTGGTGCTCATTCTGGGCATTCTTCTGGCGATTGCGGTTCCTTCGTGGATCAAGGCTCGCGAGAACTCGCGACGAACCTCGTGCCTGCGTAATCTCAAGAAGATCGAGGAAGCCAAAGAGATCTTTATCGTTGAGGCCAAGCTAAAGGAAGGTGACGCGGTGGGCGAGGACGACTTGCATCCGACCTACATCAAGGGTTCGGCCTTTCCGGAGTGTCCGGAAAACGGCGACTACGGCATTGGTGAGGTTGGCGAAGCCGTCAGCTGCAGCATCCACAAGCCTTAGGGCTTCATCATGATCCAAGATTTGCGGGCGTGCGGAACGTACGACCGCAGGAGATCGAGAAGCTCCTCCGGGTCCTCCGAAGTGTAAACCAGCTTCCGATCCCCCTCCTTGACGAACCCCTGTTCCACACTGTGGTCGAGAAAGGACTCCAGGAGATTGTAATAGCCCTCGACGTCCAGAAAGCCGCAGGGTTTGTTGTGAATGCCGAGCTGCGACCAGGTAAGCACTTCGAAAAACTCGTCGAGGGTGCCCATTCCTCCCGGCATAGCGATAAACGCATCCGCCATTCCAGCCATTTCGTACTTACGCTCGTGCATCGAGCGGACGATCCTTAGGTCGGTGAGTCCCCAGTGCGCCACCTCATTCTCGACAAGATGTTGGGGGATGACGCCGGTGACGGTGCCACCGTGCTCCAGCACGCTGTTCGCGAGGGTGCCCATGAGTCCTCGGACCCCGCCACCATAGACGAGCTTGATGCCCTGAATGGCAAGCGCAGCCCCGAGGCGTTTCGCCTGCTCCTCGTATGCAGGCTTCTTTCCGATGCTGGAACCGCAGAAGACGGTGACCGCAGTTAGCTCGGTTGGATGAGGCATGGCCAAGGTTACTTTGGAGCCGATACGTTTGGCAGAACCTGTCCCTCGATTGCCCGACACACGTTGTCGGCAACCTCAGACTGGTTCTGGCGCGGTTGGGGAAGGGTGCTGTCAAAAAATGTCGTCATTCCCCAGCTCGGATCGACTCCATCCGGGATCTGTTGCGGCACCGGCTCGCGCAGTAGTGTTAGCATCGCTGCGGTCCACATCCGTGGAACGGTGGTGAGGTTATATCCTCCACCTCCCAGAGCAACGATCGGAACCTCAAGGTCCTGAACGAGCGGTATTGCCGCCAACCATTCCTGGGCCGTGAGTCTTAGGTGCCCGAGAGGGTCCAGCTCGTGGGGATCGACGCCCATCTGGAGAACGACCGCGTTTGGCCGGAACCGCGCCATCGCAGGCACAAGCGTGCGTTCCATCGCCTCAAGCCAAACATCGCCCGTCGTGCCGGGCCATAGCGGCACATTCATGGCGGAATAGTCCTGGCCGGTGTCGGAGACGAAGCCTGTGCCGGGATAGAGGGTCCTGCCGTCTTGGTGGATGCTATAGGTGAACACGGCGGGGTCCTCCCACCAGATCGCTTCGACGCCATCGCCGTGGTGAAGGTCGATGTCGATGTAAGCCACCCGGTCGAACCTCCTCTTCAGGACGGCGATGGCGGCAGCCGCATCGTTGTAAATGCAGAAACCGCTGGCGCGATTTCGCCGGGCATGGTGCAGGCCGCCAGAAATGTTGATTGCGACCGATTCGCCGTCCACCACCGCCTGGGCAGCCGCTATAGAGCCAGCGAGGTAGGCCAGCGAAGCTTCGTGCATTCCCGGAAAGATAGGATTGTCGACCGAGCCGAAGCCCGATCCTCCGCCAAGACCTTCCGAGGGAGAATTACCGCTGCTCAGCCTCCGCACCTCCTCGAGATAGCTTTGGTCGTGGACAAGCAGCACGTCATCGTCGGCTCCCGGGCTGGGGTCGGACCATACGGTTCCTGGCTGGACCGCTTGAAACAGGGCAATGGTTCGGCGGAGACGCTCCGGCTTTAGGGGATGCTGCGGTCCAAAGTCATAAGAAAGCATCCGCGGATGATAAAACAGGAGAGCCATCCCGAGTCGAATCTTACACTTGGGCCTTCCATAATAGGTAGCGATGCTTCCCCTGATCATGTCGGCGTTGATTGCGCCTGACATCGACTTCGACTATAAGTCGATGAAGGGATTTTTCCTGAACGTCAAGGGCGTGCCCGTTGTCAGGGGCTCGTTCTTTCAGGTTTATGAAAAGGGATGGACCAAGGGCTACTACAGCTCCCGATGGCGCCCTCAGCAGATTCAGAGGCTGCAAGACGGGAGCATCCAAGTCCGGTTCGAGAGTCTCGACCGCAGGGTCGCCGGCGAGCAGCGGTATGAACCTATACCGACGGGGATTCGCGTTCACTACGAGTTCAAGTGGAAGGGCCGATCGCCGGTCAAGCTGGAAAACACGATCGGACTCCTCTGGGCACCCGTTTTCGAGCAGGGATCGGCGATGGCGGGCATGGAGAACAATACGGAGCTTGAGCGTCGGCCAAAACCGACAGACACGATTGCCAAGCGCATGATCCTTGGTCGATCGTCCGCCTTCAAGCTGAGTGCGCCGCTAGTCGATCTCCTGGTGCGGGGAACGAAGTCGGGCAAGGTCCTCTTCGACGCTCGGCGGTATCCCCAAGAGTGGGCCGACAGTACGGAAGTCTTTTGGGTTGGCCATCAGTCACTGGATCTGCAACCTGATGTGCCTCTGAAGTACTCGGTGGAGTGGGTGATCCAGCCAAAGGAACCCTCGCCGGAGCCTCATGAACCCGCGGTGTTCGATGCGGTCCCGGAACGGACCGTTTCTGCCATCGGACCCGTCCCCATGTCGACACAGATCCTGCCTAAGCCGAAGTCCGTTGTATCCATTGGTACAGGCTATTGCCCGGCAGATCGGAGGTTCAAGATATCGATGCCATTGGGCTATCGCTCATACAGCGAGGAACTCGATCGCCAGCTGGATCTCAGGTGGCGCCGGCGCGTGGATTCTTCGCTGCCCGAGATACCGATCGAAACCGCCACCGGCCGATTGGATCTTCCAAACGAAGGGTACGAGCTGAAAATCGCGCAAAACAAGATCACCATTGCGGCCCGGGATGGCGACGGCCTGGTGCAGGCGCTGAGAACGCTGGCACAGCTTGCGCGGCCCCGTAATGGCAACTTGGTATTCCCCGAAGTGTCGGTCCGGGATTGGCCCTCGGTTGGATGGCGAGGCGTTCATGTCTTCGTCGGTCCCCAATCGCGTCCGTTCCACGAAAGGCTGTTGGAACGGGTACTGGTTCCGCTGAAATTCAATAAGGTTGTCCTTCAATGCGAGCGCACCGACTGGGACTCCACCCCCGGCATTGCGACTCCCACGACCACGCCAAAGGCAGAGCTAGCCAAGCTGTTCGACATCGTACGGTCCTACAACATTGAGCCGATTCCCCTGATTCAGAGCTTCGGTCACATGCAATGGCTCTTCGCAAACGGCCAAAACCTCGACCTTGCGATCAATCGGCAGTTTCCCTACGCGATCGATCCAAGAAAGCAGGCGTCTCGAGCGCTGCTGACCAAGATCTGGACCGAAGCCTGCCAACTCCTAAAGCCGAACGTTGTTCACTTTGGATGCGATGAGGTCAGCTCGAGAAGTTGGTCCGACATGTTTTTGACCACCAGATTGTGGCAACAGCACATTCCGTTCTTGGCGACTCTTGCGAGGGATCTTGGGGTCGAACCGATGTTCTGGGGAGACATGGCCCTTTCTGCCAGTGAGGCTCCCGACGCCACCCACGGCGACACCAAGGACCAGGCCGACATGCGCAAGCAGGCGATACCGGCCGGCAGCTATGTTGGCGATTGGCATTATCGGCCCACGACCGATCCCACGAAGTTCAAATCCTTGCAGATGTGGAAGGCCATCGGCATGCGCCCCATCGCGACGAGCTGGTATCGCCCGGAGAATATCTATGGGCATACCCAAGCCGCAATCCAGGCTGGGGCGGGAACGTTGCAGTCGACGTGGGCCGGGTACATCAATTCCGACCAATCGATCTATAACGAGCTTGAGCAGTATGCGGGTTATGTTTTAGCTGCGGAATATGCGTGGAGTGGCCGAAAGGAGCTGCCCAACCAGCTTGCCTACAAACCCGATGAGGTCTTTAGACGAATGTATTTTCGGGCGCCGAGCGCGGTAACGATGGAAAGTGGCTGGCACCTGCTGCCTCGCCCAAAACAGCGGTCGCTCAGGATCGGGGAAGTGGAATTCGGTCTGTTCGAGCCGATCGGGCTCCACTGGCTGCTCAACGGCAGTGGACAGCGCCAACCTCGTACCGTCGTCCTGAATGCGAAGGTCGAAGCCACTGACCTTGCTTTCGCCATGGCTTCCCGTGCATGGGTGCCCGAGGGCGAGTCGGTCGGGGAGATTATCATCAAGCTGGACACGGGAGAGGAGATTCGCCAGCCGCTCATTTACGGGCGCCACCTTCGCAGCACAGAGGATCCTCGATCCACATTGTTCGCCGATCGTGCGGGTGGCATTAGCGGACTGAGAATTCCGTTCGGCAAACGCCGCAGGATCGAGACAATTGCCGTCCAGTCAGACAACGACTCCGTAGGGCTGCAGCTTTACGGCGTGACGGCACTGTGAAACTCCAACCGCCGCGGGTTCGTTCTCCTGGTATGAGATGGATCGTGGCGGTTATGGTCCTGGCATCACTCGCAGGCTGCCGAGGATTGATGGGCGGGATCAAAGGCTCGGGAGTGATGAAGTCTGAGACCCGGTCCGTGAAGCCGTTTACCGAAGTTGTCGCAGGGGGCAACTTCGACATCACGATCGAGGTTGGCAAGCCGGAGAAAGTGGTTATTACAACCGACGATAATGTGCTGCCTCTCGTGACAACTGAAATCGAGGGAGAGACCTTAAAGCTCGACATGCCAGACCGAACCGAGCTCTCGGCGCCCGTCAAGGTGGACATTTCGGTGCCTAAGTTGAACGGATTCGTGCTTGCCGGTGCCGGGACAACCGTCATCCGTGGAATTGACAACGAGAAGCTAACGCTCTCGATCAACGGTTCGGGATCGATCGCCGTCGCCGGTACCGCCAAAAACGCCGACTTTTCCATTTCAGGATCGGGGGAAATTGAGGCTTCCAGGCTGAAGCTCGGGAATGCTCAGACTGCCATTACGGGCAGCGGCGAGATTTCGGCCGCGCCAACCGGCGATCTGGAAGCTAGCATCACAGGGAGCGGAAAGGTCAGCCTATCCGCCAAGCCCAAATCGCTCAAGGAGAACATTGTCGGCAGCGGTTCGATCGTCCAACTTGAACGTTAATAGGCGCCGTCGCCTTTCAGGACGGCGATGGGGGTCATGACGAGTATCCGGATATCGGTCCAGAGGCTCATGTCGTCGATGTACTTCCGGTCGAGTTCCATCCACTCGTCAAACGTGAGATTGCTGCGACCCATCACTTGCCAGTAACAGGTGATGCCTGGCTTGATCCGAAGACGCTCTAAATCGCGATCCGTGTACTCCAGGACCTCTTTCACGATCGGTGGGCGGGGGCCTACAAGGCTCATTTGGCCCATGAAGACGTTAATGAGCTGCGGCAGCTCGTCCAAGCTGAACTTCCGGAGAATACGACCAAGAGGAGTTATCCGGGGGTCGTTCTTCATTTTGAAGATCGGCCCTTCCCGCTCATTTTGGTTGAGTAGATCCGCCTTTCTGCGGTCGGCATCGGCATACATGGACCGGAACTTCAGGAAACTGAAAACCCGTCCGCACAGCCCTACCCGCTTCGATACATACAGAACCGGACCGCGGCTGGTGACCTTGACCAAGATTGCAATGAGAAGGATGGGAGCGGAAAGCAGGATGAGTAGGACAAGCGAGCCAAATATGTCGAAAATGCGCTTTCGACGGAAGTAGCTCACGTCCACCGGACGAAGGTGGGTGCAATTGGGAAGCTGGTCCCCGAGGAACCTGGTACCCCGAAAGAGCTGGGAGCCGGGGAAAATAGGGGAACGCGAAGGATCCGCCGATGCCGGCGCCTCAGGATTCAATCCAACCTCTCCGTCCTTCATAGGTTCTCAAGGATCGATTCGTAATCGACCGTTACACAGCATCATTATTCTCGGTTCGGGAAGCCCAGAACCTTGCGCCCGACTAATTCGGACTAATCCCTAAGTTATTCGACCGTGACAGATTTTGCCAAGTTCCTCGGTTGATCGATCTCGCAGCCATTGAGCCTTGCGATGTGATACGACAGCAACTGCAGGGGTATCGCGCCCAACAGCGCGCTCAGAAAATCGAACTTCGTTCCGGGAATGACGAGGCGGTATTCCGATGCCGAAACCAGTTGCGGCGAGTCTTCAGTGGTAATCGCGACAACGGTCCCTCCCCGAGCCTGGATTTCCTTCATGTTCGATACCAGCTTGTCGAAAATCGCCGGATCAGTCGCGCCGAATATCGCGGTAACGCCCGGCTCAACGAGGGCCAACGGACCATGCTTCATTTCTCCGGCAGGAGATTCCTGTGTCGCCTTGTAGGCGATTTCCTTCATTTTTAGGGCACCCTCAAGAGCAACGTGCGCGTCGGCGCCCCGGCCAAGGAAGAAAAACAGCTTGGAATCCTTTAGAATTTCGGCCAGCTTCACGATCTCGCCTTCCGCAGCCAGAATCTCCTTGGCCTTTTCGGGCAAATCACGCAGTTCGTCGAGGATCTCGGCAACGCGAACTCCCGGTGTCTCGCGAACCTGAGCGATATAGAGCGACAACAGGGTCAAGGCGGTCACCTGAGCCACGTAGGCCTTGGTGCTGGCCACCGAAATTTCTGGTCCGGCCTGGGTAAAGATCGTTCGATCACATTCGCGGGCGATGCTGGAGCCGATCACATTCACGACGCCCAAGGTGCGGATTCTCCGCTCCTTGCAGAGTCGCAGGGCAGCAAGAGAATCGGCGGTCTCGCCGGACTGGCTGATGAAGACGGCAAGAGTCTTTGGCGACAAAACGGGGTCGCCGTATCGAAACTCGCTGCTGAAGTAGACATCGGTCGGTAGTCTCAGCAGCTTTTCGAACATGTGCTTGCCCATGAGGCCGGCATGGTAGGCGGTGCCACACGCCACAATGCAGACCCGTTCGATCTCGTGCCAGACATGTTCAGAGAACACCTGATCGAACCGCAAATGACCGGCCTCGTTCATTCTGCCCAGCAGCGATTGCCGAACGACGTCGGGCTGTTCGTGGATTTCCTTGAGCATGAAATGCTCGTACCCACCCTTTTCCGCCGCATCGATGTCCCAGCTCACATGGAGCGGGTGAATCGGAAGCTCGCCGCCCTCAAGATCGAGGATCCGGACGTTTTCACGGGTCAGGACGGCAATGCGGTCATCCTCGAGCACGACAACTTCTCGCGTGTAAGGAATGAGTGCTGGAATATCGCTGGCGAGCATATTTTCGCCTTCCCCGAGCCCGATGACGAGTGGCGAAGCATTCCGCGCGGCCACCACCTTGTCGCGCTCCGTCTTCGAGATGATGACCAGGGCATACGCGCCCTTCAGCCGCTTGACGGCGCGTCGGACAGCTTCTTCGATCGGAACGCCCTGCGAGTACTCCTGCCCGATGACGTGCGCCGCAATCTCGGTGTCCGTTTCGGACCGAAACTCATGGCCATCTTTCATAAGCTCGTCCTTGAGCTCAAGGTAATTCTCAATGATGCCGTTGTGGATGATGGCAATCTGCTCGAACTGGTCGTAATGCGGATGCGCATTGATGTCGTTCGGAGCGCCATGAGTGGCCCATCGGCTGTGCGCGGTCGCCGTATGCACGTCTTGGGGAACCGAATCCATGAGCTTCCCAAGTTCGGTTAGCTTGCCCGCTCGCTTGATGATCTGAATGTCCGATTCGAAGGGATAGGCGATTCCTGCGGAATCATAACCCCGGTATTCGAGTCGCTTCAGTTGGTCGTAGACGACCTCGACGGCGTTTCGTGGCCCGACATATCCTGCTATTCCGCACATGTGGTTGGTCCGATTATGTCATGGGGCTGGCCTGCATCCCCGACGTGGGATGTAACAGGAATGCCATAGCCTGGGTTCCAACCAGGTTCAAAGCAGTCAAAAGCAGTTACAATACTGCTCGAATCGACTAAGGGACGCGTGATGGAGTTCGGGGGGAAATGGAGGGGGCGAGTTGACAGATGGCTCGTCGCCATCGAAAAGGCTCCGGCAGCTCTTCACCTGCTGATCATGGCCGTTCCGTTCCTGGTGGTTTGGGTGGCGATGCGCGGCCTCACCGACCAGTTCCTTTCAACGAGCGTCGCGGACGAGGACTATTACCACTGGCCCTCGATTCTCCAGTTCGCCCAAGAGTGGCCCAGCCCGGATCTCGTCAATTACCGTTCAGCCACGGGCCCACTGTTCCACCTGATCTTCGCGTGGTTCTATCGCTGTGGGATGGACATGTGGATGCTGCGCAGCATCAACATGGTCGTCTCGTATCTGGGAATTCTGGTGCTTTACCGGATCATGGTCCAGATCGGAACGAGCAGAACTTATGCGCTGATCCTCAGCACGCTGTTTGCGATCTCACCCTACTTCTTCGGTAGCTCCTTCGTCCTGATGACGGACAATCTTGCCGTTGCCCTCGCCCTGGGCTCGCTCTATGGGATCTACCTGCTGAAGTCGAATCCGAAAACGACGACGCTGGTCTGGACCTGCCTACTGATCGCTGCGGCACTAATGACGCGGCAGTTCTATGCCTGGCTCCTGCCGCCCCTTCTATGGGTCATCTACAAGGCGCCTGCTACCAAGATCTGGAAGGTCGTGGCGGCACTGCTTGCTGTGGCAACGACAATCCCGATAGGCATGTTGATGCTGCAGTGGCGCGGGCCAGTGCCCCCAGAGTTTCAGGAAGCCCATGCTGCGACCGGCCTTGGGGACATGACGGGAACGATGCTGCTTTTGAGCCTAATCGGCGCCTATTCGCTCCTGATCGCGCCTTCAGAGGTCTTCAATCGGAGGAATGTCTCGAACCGGCGGCTGTGGGCATTTATTGTCACGGTGCTGTCCACATGGATCGCTCTCTTTATCAAGCCTGTCCCGCCTGGCAATGTTCGCCGCGACGGCTGGTTGGTGAAGCTGAGCACGCTCGTCAAGGTCAAAGTGGGAGCGTCGAGCATTCTCTTGTACCTGCTCGGCGCAATTGGCCTCGGCTACTTGTGGCGGCGATGGCCGGACAGGCGCGACCATGCAATTCCATTTCTATGCATCGTCGGGTGCTCGCTCGTTTCGCTACGGACGACCGGTTACTTTCAGAAGTATTACGACCCTTTGGCCCTGATCTTCCTGTTTTTGACCTTGCCGAACTTTTCCAGGCGGCTCTGGATCGACCGGGTTGGCGTCGCCTTTCTCTTTGCGGCGTTCACGCTGTTCCACATCGTCCGCTACGTGTGATGCAGCGATTCGCCGGCGAAGGCGGCTGCGAAAACCTCGCCCACCCCTATCGACCGTAGCGCCTCAGCACAGGCAGTGATTGTCCCGCCAGTGGTGATCACGTCGTCGATCAGCAGCACGGACTTGCCGGCCGCCGCCGAGCTTCCCCGAAAGGCGTTTCGGAGGTTCGTGAGCCGTTGAGGAGCCCGAAGACCGACCTGTGGTCGGGTTCGCCGAATTCGAGCCAGCCAGTCGGGCCGCAAGGGGCCAACGTCGAGGCACTCTGCGATCAAGTGGGCCTGATTGAACCCACGATGGAACATCCGGGACCAATGGATCGGGACGGGAATGACGGCGTCAAACCGGTTAAGAGATTGCTTTTCAAGGCACCTTGCGATCCACTCTGCGATTGGAGCTGCGAGCGCGGTTGACCGTTCGTACTTAAGCTGTTTGACGGCCTGTGCCGATCGCCCAAAATACGAAGTAGCTGTAATCACACCCGTTAAGAGATTGTTGGCTATTTGCAATAGATGGGAATGAGGTTGTCCAGCGATTTCGGCCCAACAGTCGGCGCAGATCGGCTGGCGACCGATGCGGAGGCATAGGGCACATTTGGGGGGATAGAGGCAGCCGGTAACAGGCAATTTGCTGCTACGTTACCGCAAAGAAAAGGGCCAGACGCAATTTGCGTCTGACCCACATTCTAAGTTCGCCGAGCTCCTAAGAGTCGCCGTTCTGCGAATGTCCAAAGATCGGCTCGAAGGGGATCAAGCCCAATCGCGTAGCCATACGAAGTGCTTGAACGCGATTATTTACTTGTAACTTATCGTAGATGTTTGCCAGGTGAAAGTCCACCGTTCGCTTGGACACGACGAGTTTATCCGCCGCTTCCTTGCTGCTGTGGCCCTGAGCGATCAGGCTGAGAACCTTAACTTCGGTTGCCGTTAATCGGACACCTCGGGGTGAAAGGTCCGTTCTAGTTGTGCTAGGCATTGCCATTACCCATTCCTCACTCGTGATGATTTGACTTGCCGCCTGACTAGCTCGTTCCACACTCCTTACCGGATTTGAGATGCTCGAGAGCATTTGTCCGATAAAAGTCTCGACTTGACTTCGAAGGCGATGGTTCAATGATATTCGAATCGAGCCGGCTTTTGGGACAAAGGCCTCAGTCGTTTGGCCAGTTATTGCGACGCTCTTCGCACCGCTGCGGCTCCATCCGCCGCTGAACATACTGAAAACGACGACTGAAAGGTGGATGAACGAGCATAATTCGTTGCGCATTCTTCGACGAATGCTTCCGTTGCGGCCCGCTCGACCAGCGCCACGCAGGCGCCGCCAAACCCTCCGCCGGTCATCCGGCACCCCGCCACGCCTCGGCATTCGAGTGCGGCGTCCACCATCGCATCAAGCTCGGGACAGCTGACTTCGAAATCGTCCCGAAGGCTTGTGTGGCTTTCCGCCATGAGTCGGCCAAGTCGAGGCAGGTTGGCGCCAAGGAGGGCCTCAGCGAACACCAGTGTCCGGCTGTTCTCCGTGACCACATGCTCGGCCCGACGCCGAAGCAAGGGATCCGATAATCGCTCAAGATCGTCCAGACTTGCGTTCCTAAGAGAGCTGATTCCCAATTGCCTTGCCGCTTCTTCGCACTGAGCTCGCCGATCGTTGTAGGCAGAACTGGTGAGCTCGCGGCGTTTGCCCGTGTCGCAGAGCACGATCGCGTGCGTTACGGGCAAGGGAACTGGCGTTATCTCAATATCACGAATATCGATCAGAAGGGCTGATCCGGCCACGCCACACGCCGAAGCCAACTGGTCCATCAAACCACAATTCATACCGACGAACTCGTTTTCAGCGGCTTGCGCAGCCTTGGCGACGTCCACCTTGGGTAGCTCGGCGCCACAAAGCTGGAGGTACGCGAGGGCAAAGGCAACCTCGATGGCGGCGCTGCTGCTGACCCCGGTCCCTACTGGCAAATTGCTCCAAACGGCCGCGTGGATGTTCGGTAAGTTGAGATTGTGGTGCTTGCGGAGGGTCCACGCGACTCCTGCCGGATACCTTGTCCACGAGGATGATGGGGGCGGCGCCACCGCCGAGACATCGTACGGTTCACCCTCGCCAAGTTCCAAGGACAGCAATTCACTGGTACCGGAAGTTGGAGCCGCAGCCACCCAAACCGCACGGTCGATCGCAGCGGGGAACACGAAACCTTCGTTGTAGTCCGTGTGCTCGCCGATCAGGTTTATTCGGCCGGGAGCCCGGACAATGACTTCAGGAGCGCGGCCAAACCGCTGAACAAACGCCTCGCCAAGGATCGTTGTCGGCACTGATGGTTCATACCCGGTAATCCTCGCACCGCTCCAACCCGAAAAATGCGGAACAACCGGTTGGGTACCCGTAGGAGGCAATCTGCCGCCCACACCTCCTCGGGTCCCGATTACTTTAGCGGTAACCTCATCGCATGCCGCTCCCACAGGTCGAGGCCGCTC contains:
- the glmS_2 gene encoding Glutamine--fructose-6-phosphate aminotransferase [isomerizing], yielding MCGIAGYVGPRNAVEVVYDQLKRLEYRGYDSAGIAYPFESDIQIIKRAGKLTELGKLMDSVPQDVHTATAHSRWATHGAPNDINAHPHYDQFEQIAIIHNGIIENYLELKDELMKDGHEFRSETDTEIAAHVIGQEYSQGVPIEEAVRRAVKRLKGAYALVIISKTERDKVVAARNASPLVIGLGEGENMLASDIPALIPYTREVVVLEDDRIAVLTRENVRILDLEGGELPIHPLHVSWDIDAAEKGGYEHFMLKEIHEQPDVVRQSLLGRMNEAGHLRFDQVFSEHVWHEIERVCIVACGTAYHAGLMGKHMFEKLLRLPTDVYFSSEFRYGDPVLSPKTLAVFISQSGETADSLAALRLCKERRIRTLGVVNVIGSSIARECDRTIFTQAGPEISVASTKAYVAQVTALTLLSLYIAQVRETPGVRVAEILDELRDLPEKAKEILAAEGEIVKLAEILKDSKLFFFLGRGADAHVALEGALKMKEIAYKATQESPAGEMKHGPLALVEPGVTAIFGATDPAIFDKLVSNMKEIQARGGTVVAITTEDSPQLVSASEYRLVIPGTKFDFLSALLGAIPLQLLSYHIARLNGCEIDQPRNLAKSVTVE
- the yvdD gene encoding LOG family protein YvdD; this translates as MPHPTELTAVTVFCGSSIGKKPAYEEQAKRLGAALAIQGIKLVYGGGVRGLMGTLANSVLEHGGTVTGVIPQHLVENEVAHWGLTDLRIVRSMHERKYEMAGMADAFIAMPGGMGTLDEFFEVLTWSQLGIHNKPCGFLDVEGYYNLLESFLDHSVEQGFVKEGDRKLVYTSEDPEELLDLLRSYVPHARKSWIMMKP
- the acuC gene encoding Acetoin utilization protein AcuC, producing MALLFYHPRMLSYDFGPQHPLKPERLRRTIALFQAVQPGTVWSDPSPGADDDVLLVHDQSYLEEVRRLSSGNSPSEGLGGGSGFGSVDNPIFPGMHEASLAYLAGSIAAAQAVVDGESVAINISGGLHHARRNRASGFCIYNDAAAAIAVLKRRFDRVAYIDIDLHHGDGVEAIWWEDPAVFTYSIHQDGRTLYPGTGFVSDTGQDYSAMNVPLWPGTTGDVWLEAMERTLVPAMARFRPNAVVLQMGVDPHELDPLGHLRLTAQEWLAAIPLVQDLEVPIVALGGGGYNLTTVPRMWTAAMLTLLREPVPQQIPDGVDPSWGMTTFFDSTLPQPRQNQSEVADNVCRAIEGQVLPNVSAPK